The sequence GGAAGTCCTGGGTATTCTGATTATGGCACTTGCCCTGCTTATCTTTCTTGGGCTGGTATCATATAATCCTGATGACTTTCCCAACAGCGGGAACCCGTCTGCAATTAAAAACTGGCTGGGGCTTGCAGGCTCGTGGCTCAGCCACTATCTATACGTTTATACTATAGGTTACTCGTGTCTTATATTCCCGTTTTTATTGTTTTTATTCGGATGGAATGTTTTCCTGCAAAAAGCTTATAAACCGTTCCTGAGAATATCCCTTTACATGCTTTCCCTCGGGCTGTTTTTATCAACAGCTTTGGCGATGCCGGAGGCTGTATCTGATTCAAGCACAAGTTACGGGTTCAAGTTGAGCGGGCTTCTCGGGGCATTTATTGCAGATTATTTGAGCAAGTATCTCGGGATTGCAGGCAGTATAGTCGTGCTTATAACATTTATGGTTCTGTTTCTTGTAACAGCTACTTCATGGAGCATGAGGGAGGCAGTGCTCGGATTCAGGCAGGAGCTTGAAAGCCTGATAAATGACCTGAGGAAGAAAAGGAAACCTTCCGCACAAAAAAGACGGATTACAATAGATCAGCCTGAAAAGAGGGAAGAAGCAGCGGAAAAATCTCCTGAGATCAATAGAAGGCCCCCTGTGATTGACAAACCGGAGAGGAGGCCTCCTGAGGTTTCATCAGGGATGCGGTATGAATCACCTGCAAGGGAAAGCAGTATTGTTCCCGCTGAAAAAGAGCAGCAGACACTAGGCCCAAAGCAGGGAGGTACTTATCAGTTCCCTTCTCTGGAACTTTTAACATATTCACAGGAAAATCATATTGAAATCAACAAAGAGCTTCTTATTGAAAAGGCAAAGTTTATAGAGGAAAAGCTGGGGGAGTTTGACGTCAGAGGTTCTGTTGTAGGCGTGCGCCCCGGGCCTGTTATAACGCGTTTTGAAGTAGCTCCCGCTCCTGGCGTAAAAATAAGCAAATTTATCGGATGCCAGGATGATCTTGCTCTGTACCTCAAGGCAAAGCATGTACGTGTTGTTGCTCCTATTCCGGGTAAAGCTGCTGTTGGAATTGAAGTGCCTAATGACAAATCTGCAATTGTTGATTTAAGGTCAATAATCGGGTCAAAAGAGTTTAAGCACAGCAGGTCAAAACTCACTATTGCTCTTGGAAAGACAATTGAAGGCAAGCCATTTGTAGCTGATCTGTCTGATATGCCCCACTTGCTGGTCGCAGGATCAACAGGATCCGGGAAATCGGTATGCCTTAATACAATCATAGTAAGCCTTTTATACAGAGCTACTCCGGAAGATGTTAAACTTATACTGATTGACCCGAAAAAACTTGAGCTGTCTTTCTACAAAAAGCTGAAGCGCCATCACCTTATGACTCTTGATGATCTGCATGAAGATGTTATCACAACTCCGGGCAATTCTGTGGCAGTACTCAAGAGCCTTGAAAAAGAGATGGAGAAAAGATACAGGCTGCTTGCAAAAGCAGGAGTCAGAAATATAAATGATTTTAACATTGCCGCAGAACAGGGCAGAGTTTTAAAGGAGGACGGCTCTTCTGTTGATAAACTGCCGTTTATCATTGTTATAGTTGACGAACTTGCAGACCTTATGATTACAGCAGCAAGGGATATTGAAGAGCCTATTGCGCGTCTTGCTCAAATGGCAAGAGCTGTGGGCATACATTTGATTCTTGCAACTCAGCG is a genomic window of bacterium containing:
- a CDS encoding DNA translocase FtsK; its protein translation is MARKSKKDDTRQEVLGILIMALALLIFLGLVSYNPDDFPNSGNPSAIKNWLGLAGSWLSHYLYVYTIGYSCLIFPFLLFLFGWNVFLQKAYKPFLRISLYMLSLGLFLSTALAMPEAVSDSSTSYGFKLSGLLGAFIADYLSKYLGIAGSIVVLITFMVLFLVTATSWSMREAVLGFRQELESLINDLRKKRKPSAQKRRITIDQPEKREEAAEKSPEINRRPPVIDKPERRPPEVSSGMRYESPARESSIVPAEKEQQTLGPKQGGTYQFPSLELLTYSQENHIEINKELLIEKAKFIEEKLGEFDVRGSVVGVRPGPVITRFEVAPAPGVKISKFIGCQDDLALYLKAKHVRVVAPIPGKAAVGIEVPNDKSAIVDLRSIIGSKEFKHSRSKLTIALGKTIEGKPFVADLSDMPHLLVAGSTGSGKSVCLNTIIVSLLYRATPEDVKLILIDPKKLELSFYKKLKRHHLMTLDDLHEDVITTPGNSVAVLKSLEKEMEKRYRLLAKAGVRNINDFNIAAEQGRVLKEDGSSVDKLPFIIVIVDELADLMITAARDIEEPIARLAQMARAVGIHLILATQRPSVDVITGVIKANFPSRIAFAVTSKTDSRTILDRNGAEKLLGRGDMLFLNSREPEPIRVHGAFISANEVRAVVNHIMQQPLGKEFKLSAEAAHSGRGATSGRHERDELFREAAKLVVRHQQGSASLLQRRLRIGYARAGRLIDELEDVGIVGPYDGSKAREVLIDEETLGLLEQNNFQIKGDSES